Proteins from a single region of Coregonus clupeaformis isolate EN_2021a chromosome 19, ASM2061545v1, whole genome shotgun sequence:
- the LOC123481394 gene encoding inward rectifier potassium channel 2-like codes for MGSLRSHRYSIVSSEEDGMKLAAIAAVPNGYGNGMVAKADTAQQQTVSRFVQKDGHCNVQFINMSEKGQRYLADLFTTCVDIRWRWMLIIFCLSFLLSWLFFGFVFWLVALSYGDLENETQMCVSNVNSFTAAFLFSVETQTTIGYGYRYVTEECPVAVFMVVFQSIFGCIIDAFIIGAVMAKMAKPKKRNETLIFSHYATVAMRDSKLCLMWRVGNLRKSHLVEAHVRAHLLRSRTTAEGEYIPLDQMDIDVGFDSGVDRIFLVSPITIVHEIDEDSPLYEMGKQELETSQFEMVVILEGMVEATAMTTQCRSSYVASEVLWGHRFEPVLFEENNYYKVDYSRFEKTYEVPSTPQCSARDLAEKKSLVSSSNSFCYENEVALEKVEMEEAFDEEKEEDEEEKEVKEEEVKIEDQGAIENAALVETNTDTVSVHSEHDQDTRSPTMPSEARPLRRESEI; via the coding sequence ATGGGGAGCCTGCGAAGCCACCGCTACAGCATCGTCTCCTCCGAGGAAGACGGCATGAAGCTGGCCGCCATCGCCGCCGTGCCCAACGGCTACGGCAACGGCATGGTAGCCAAGGCGGACACGGCGCAGCAGCAGACTGTGAGCCGCTTCGTCCAGAAGGACGGCCACTGCAACGTGCAGTTCATCAACATGAGCGAGAAGGGCCAGCGCTACCTTGCCGACCTGTTCACCACCTGCGTGGACATCCGCTGGCGCTGGATGCTGATCATCTTCTGCctgtcctttctcctctcctggcTCTTCTTCGGCTTCGTCTTCTGGCTGGTAGCGCTCTCCTATGGCGACCTGGAGAACGAGACGCAGATGTGCGTGTCCAACGTCAACAGCTTCACCGCTGCCTTCCTCTTCTCCGTGGAGACGCAGACCACCATTGGCTATGGCTACCGCTACGTCACCGAGGAGTGTCCCGTGGCCGTCTTCATGGTGGTATTCCAGAGCATCTTCGGCTGCATCATCGACGCCTTCATCATTGGCGCCGTCATGGCTAAGATGGCCAAGCCCAAGAAGAGGAACGAGACGCTGATCTTCAGCCACTACGCCACGGTGGCCATGCGGGACAGCAAGCTGTGTCTGATGTGGCGCGTGGGGAACCTGCGCAAGAGCCACCTGGTGGAGGCCCACGTTCGCGCCCACCTCCTCAGGTCGCGCACCACAGCCGAAGGCGAGTACATCCCCCTGGACCAGATGGACATCGACGTGGGCTTCGACAGCGGCGTCGACCGCATCTTCCTGGTGTCGCCCATCACCATCGTCCACGAGATCGACGAGGACAGCCCCTTGTACGAGATGGGCAAGCAGGAGCTGGAGACGTCCCAGTTTGAGATGGTGGTGATCCTGGAAGGTATGGTGGAAGCCACGGCCATGACCACCCAGTGCCGCAGCTCCTACGTGGCCAGCGAGGTTCTCTGGGGCCACCGCTTCGAGCCAGTCCTGTTCGAGGAGAATAACTACTACAAAGTGGACTACTCCCGCTTCGAGAAAACCTACGAGGTGCCCAGCACGCCCCAGTGTAGTGCCAGGGACCTGGCCGAGAAGAAGTCCCTGGTCTCTAGCTCCAACTCCTTCTGTTACGAGAACGAGGTGGCCCTTGAaaaagtggagatggaggaggcgTTTGacgaggagaaagaggaggatgaggaggagaaggaggtgaaggaggaggaggtaaaAATTGAGGATCAGGGTGCTATTGAGAATGCAGCACTGGTggagacaaacacagacacagtctcTGTACATTCTGAACACGATCAGGATACCAGGAGTCCGACGATGCCTTCAGAAGCAAGGCCTCTAAGACGAGAATCAGAAATATGA